Proteins encoded together in one Coffea arabica cultivar ET-39 chromosome 2c, Coffea Arabica ET-39 HiFi, whole genome shotgun sequence window:
- the LOC113733489 gene encoding probable receptor-like protein kinase At4g39110 translates to METMPGGKPKFPCLLPPSLPFSSTMAVLLVLFYLFLANPVDVSAQATPGAAAKPGSFTPQDNYLIDCGASSRSTLPDRRIFLPDQETGNLLSSKGRDIQVSVPSADNVSLPVYLSARIFVDEATYTFQIARAGWHWIRLHFFPLANNQFNLQQAKFKVVTDQYVLVYDYHVNDTTSPVAREYLVNVTTERFEIKFIPEKGSAAFINAIELVSAPDMLIGDVGSNLFPVQQFSGLSQMAYQIIYRLNVGGPLITSQNDTLGRTWLNDEPYLKPPAAGKSVSVAPSVITYPDGESPLIAPPSVYASAMEMSSDAGVAAPNFNVSWSLEIDTSYSYLVRLHFCDIVSKSPNDLYFNVYINGKMGISGLDLSTVANGLASAYYKDFVVNASILSNPLTVQIGPMNQDTGSKNAILNGLEVLRMNNSVGSLDGEYGVDGQKDSGPNRGTVAAVGFAMMFGAFVGLGAMAVKWQKRPQDWQKRNSFSSWLLPLHAGDASFMSSKTSLGSRKSQFYSSTMGLGRYFSFAELQDATNNWDPSAIIGVGGFGNVYLAEIDDGTKVAVKRGNPHSEQGIHEFQTEIQMLSKLRHRHLVSLIGYCDENSEMILVYEYMLNGPFRDHLYGKNLPSLSWKQRLEICIGAARGLHYLHTGAATGIIHRDVKTTNILLDDAFVAKMADFGLSKDAPTTEQTHVSTAVKGSFGYLDPEYFRKQQLTDKSDVYSFGVVLLEALCARPAINPALPREQVNLAEWAMQWKRKGLLDKIIDPTLANHINPESMKKFGEAAEKCLAEYGVDRPTMGDVLWNLEYALQLQEASSQGKAEEENRAVADSPAVVAPAPAPAPAPAPAPAPASDSRPIASPEQSQNPAQVQAIDEHSGTAMFAQFAALNGR, encoded by the coding sequence ATGGAAACAATGCCCGGGGGAAAACCCAAATTCCCATGCTTGTTACCTCCATCGCTGCCTTTTTCCTCAACCATGGCTGTCCTCTTGGTACTTTTCTACCTCTTTCTTGCTAACCCTGTTGATGTCTCAGCTCAAGCCACCCCTGGTGCAGCTGCAAAACCTGGTTCCTTCACCCCACAAGACAACTATCTTATAGATTGTGGTGCCTCCTCCAGAAGTACCCTTCCTGATAGAAGGATTTTTTTACCTGATCAAGAAACGGGAAATTTACTGTCCTCCAAGGGACGTGACATCCAAGTCTCCGTGCCGTCTGCTGATAATGTTTCTCTTCCCGTCTATCTATCAGCCAGGATATTCGTAGATGAAGCTACATACACGTTTCAAATTGCTAGAGCAGGTTGGCATTGGATCCGTCTTCATTTCTTCCCGCTGGCTAATAATCAATTTAATTTGCAACAGGCAAAGTTCAAGGTTGTTACGGATCAATACGTTCTTGTGTACGATTATCACGTCAATGACACCACGAGTCCTGTTGCCAGAGAGTATCTGGTTAATGTTACCACGGAGCGTTTCGAAATCAAATTCATCCCCGAGAAAGGTTCTGCCGCTTTCATTAATGCCATCGAACTTGTTTCTGCCCCGGACATGTTGATTGGAGATGTTGGCTCAAACTTATTCCCCGTGCAGCAATTCTCTGGGCTATCCCAAATGGCTTACCAGATTATTTATAGGCTCAATGTCGGAGGTCCCCTCATCACTTCACAGAATGATACCCTCGGACGAACATGGTTAAATGATGAACCCTATTTGAAGCCGCCTGCTGCAGGCAAGAGTGTGTCTGTTGCACCCAGTGTAATCACTTATCCCGACGGAGAGTCCCCCTTAATCGCTCCACCTTCAGTTTATGCATCTGCTATGGAAATGTCGTCGGATGCAGGCGTTGCCGCCCCAAATTTTAACGTGAGTTGGAGCCTGGAAATTGATACTTCCTACTCCTACCTTGTTCGCTTGCATTTCTGCGATATAGTGAGCAAATCACCCAATGATCTCTACTTTAACGTGTACATCAATGGGAAGATGGGAATTTCGGGGTTAGATTTGTCAACAGTAGCAAACGGTTTGGCATCGGCTTATTACAAGGACTTCGTTGTGAATGCTTCCATCCTGTCCAATCCGCTCACTGTTCAGATTGGTCCAATGAATCAGGACACTGGATCTAAAAATGCTATTCTTAATGGTCTCGAAGTCTTGAGAATGAATAACTCTGTTGGGAGTCTGGATGGGGAATATGGCGTCGATGGCCAAAAGGACAGTGGTCCAAACCGTGGCACCGTAGCTGCAGTTGGGTTTGCAATGATGTTTGGAGCATTTGTAGGTTTGGGTGCAATGGCAGTCAAGTGGCAAAAGAGGCCTCAAGATTGGCAGAAAAGGAATAGCTTTTCATCCTGGTTGCTTCCGCTTCATGCTGGAGATGCAAGCTTTATGTCGAGCAAGACGTCATTGGGGTCTCGTAAGAGTCAATTCTATTCCTCGACAATGGGATTAGGTCGATATTTCTCCTTTGCGGAACTGCAGGATGCTACCAATAATTGGGATCCTAGTGCAATTATTGGTGTTGGTGGCTTTGGGAATGTCTATCTGGCGGAGATTGACGATGGAACCAAAGTTGCTGTGAAGAGAGGTAACCCACATTCTGAACAGGGTATTCACGAGTTCCAGACAGAAATCCAGATGTTGTCCAAGCTTAGACATCGCCATTTGGTGTCTTTGATCGGATACTGCGATGAGAACTCAGAGATGATATTGGTCTACGAGTACATGTTAAACGGGCCTTTCAGGGACCATTTGTATGGAAAGAACTTACCATCTCTATCTTGGAAGCAGAGGCTTGAGATATGCATTGGTGCTGCTCGTGGGCTTCATTACCTCCATACTGGTGCAGCTACAGGGATCATCCATCGTGATGTCAAAACCACCAACATTTTGCTCGATGATGCTTTTGTTGCTAAGATGGCTGATTTTGGGCTATCAAAAGATGCACCTACAACAGAACAGACTCATGTTAGCACTGCTGTGAAAGGAAGCTTTGGCTACCTTGATCCTGAGTACTTCAGGAAGCAGCAGCTCACGGACAAATCAGATGTGTACTCGTTTGGTGTGGTATTGTTGGAGGCCTTGTGTGCCCGCCCTGCCATTAACCCGGCATTGCCAAGAGAACAAGTGAACCTGGCAGAATGGGCCATGCAATGGAAGCGAAAGGGCTTGCTAGACAAGATCATTGATCCAACACTTGCTAACCACATTAATCCCGAGTCGATGAAGAAATTTGGTGAAGCTGCAGAGAAATGCTTGGCAGAATATGGTGTGGATAGGCCCACTATGGGCGATGTCCTGTGGAACTTGGAATATGCATTGCAGCTGCAAGAGGCCTCATCGCAAGGAAAAGCTGAGGAAGAAAACAGGGCAGTTGCAGACTCTCCTGCTGTGGTTGCCCCAGCTCCTGCTCCTGCTCCTGCTCCAGCTCCAGCTCCAGCTCCGGCCTCTGATAGCAGACCTATTGCTTCACCCGAGCAAAGTCAAAACCCTGCCCAAGTCCAAGCCATTGATGAGCACTCAGGAACGGCAATGTTTGCTCAATTTGCTGCTCTCAACGGTCGATAA
- the LOC140035086 gene encoding SUMO-activating enzyme subunit 2-like, which produces MATEQQLSAIKGSKVLMVGAGGIGCELLKTLALSEFQDIHIIDMDTIEVSNLNRQFLFRQSHVGQSKAKVARDAVLKFRPNISITPYHANVKDPDFNVDFFKRFSVVLNGLDNLDARRHVNRLCLAAGVPLVESGTTGFLGQVTVHVKGRTECYECQPKPAPKTYPVCTITSTPSKFVHCIVWAKDLLFAKLFGDKNQENDLNVRSSDASGSSEPAEDVFEHKKDEDVEEYGRRIYDHVFGHNIEVALSNEDTWKKRNKPRPIYIKDVALAEVIQQNGNLDKVPVSTDPLSVSAMTTIGLKNPQDVWSLAENSRVFLEALKLFFLKRGKEIGNLSFDKDDQLAVEIVTAAANIRASSFGIPLHSLFEAKGIAGNIVHAVATTNAVIAGLIVIEAIKVLQDDVKNYRMTYCLEHPSRKMLLMPVEPFEPNKSCYVCSETPLTLEINTSRSKLRDFVEKIVKAKLGMSQPMIMHGHALLYEVGDGLEEDMATTYAANLEKVLAQLPSPVTGGTVIMVEDLQQELTCTINIKHREEFDGEKEPDGMILSGLTEALVQKNDEASKENGASTSNVSQTVSVEAEEDDELQILPAVSGLAGKKRKLPDNANSSNSDLSGVIDETKIPRKAIDREDSEAVVVLDGNGERKKKRGQ; this is translated from the exons ATGGCTACCGAGCAACAGTTATCGGCCATTAAG GGCTCAAAAGTGCTGATGGTGGGTGCCGGTGGAATAGGCTGTGAGCTTCTCAAAACTCTTGCTCTTTCTGAATTTCAAGACATCCATATT ATTGACATGGACACCATTGAAGTGAGTAACCTAAACAGACAATTCTTATTTCGGCAATCACATGTTGGGCAATCTAAAGCCAAA GTTGCTCGTGATGCTGTTTTAAAGTTTAGGCCTAATATTAGCATTACCCCATACCATGCAAACGTTAAAGACCCTGATTTCAATGTGGATTTCTTCAAGCGATTCAGTGTTGTTCTGAATGGGCTCGATAATTTGGATGCTAGGCGACATGTGAATCGTCTTTGCCTGGCTGCTGGGGTTCCGTTGGTTGAGAGTGGGACTACTGGGTTCCTAGGGCAG GTAACTGTACATGTGAAGGGTAGAACAGAATGTTATGAATGCCAGCCTAAACCAGCTCCTAAGACTTATCCTGTCTGTACTATTACAAGTACTCCATCAAAG TTTGTTCACTGTATTGTATGGGCAAAGGACTTACTTTTTGCAAAGCTTTTTGGGGACAAAAATCAGGAAAATGATCTGAATGTACGTTCTAGTGATGCATCTGGTTCATCTGAACCTGCAGAAGATGTGTTTGAACACAAAAAGGATGAAGATGTTGAGGAGTATGGGAGGAGAATTTATGATCATGTTTTTGGTCATAATATTGAAGTTGCTTTGTCTAATGAAGATACGTGGAAAAAACGGAACAAGCCGAGGCCTATATATATCAAGGATGTAGCACTTGCTGAGGTGATTCAACAAAATGGAAATTTAGATAAAGTTCCGGTGTCTACTGATCCATTGTCAGTATCTGCAATGACAACTATTGGTCTGAAAAATCCCCAAGATGTATGGAGCCTGGCAGAAAATTCAAGAGTCTTTCTTGAGGCATTAAAACTGTTCTTCTTGAAAAGGGGAAAG GAGATCGGAAACTTAAGTTTCGATAAGGATGATCAGTTGGCTGTAGAAATTGTTACTGCTGCTGCAAATATTCGTGCGTCTTCTTTTGGGATACCTTTGCATAGCCTTTTCGAAGCAAAAGGTATTGCTGGGAATATTGTGCATGCAGTTGCAACAACTAATGCTGTTATTGCTGGGTTGATTGTGATTGAGGCAATTAAAGTGTTGCAAGATGATGTCAAGAATTACAG GATGACATATTGTCTTGAACATCCTTCAAGAAAGATGCTTCTCATGCCAGTGGAGCCATTTGAGCCCAACAaatcatgctatgtttgttctGAG ACACCTTTGACGCTCGAGATTAATACAAGTCGCTCAAAGTTGAGGGACTTTGTTGAAAAGATTGTTAAGGCTAAGCTTGGCATGAGTCAGCCAATGATCATGCATGGACACGCCCTTCTTTATGAGGTTGGTGATGGTCTTGAGGAAGATATGGCTACCACTTATGCAGCAAACCTTGAGAAG GTGCTAGCACAACTCCCTTCACCTGTCACTGGTGGTACAGTAATCATGGTTGAGGACCTTCAACAAGAATTGACATGCACAATCAATATCAAGCACAG AGAGGAGTTTGATGGGGAAAAGGAACCTGATGGAATGATTTTATCTGGATTGACCGAAGCACTTGTTCAGAAGAATGACGAGGCATCAAAAGAAAATGGTGCAAGTACATCTAATGTGTCGCAAACTGTTTCTGTGGAGgctgaagaagatgatgaactACAAATACTTCCAGCAGTTAGTGGTCTTGCcgggaagaaaagaaagttgCCTGACAATGCTAATTCTTCCAATTCAGATCTTTCCGGTGTCATTGATGAGACTAAAATCCCAAGAAAAGCAATTGATCGTGAAGATAGTGAGGCTGTTGTTGTGCTTGATGGGAACggggaaaggaagaaaaagagggGGCAATAG